The nucleotide sequence CTAATAAAATACAGTCCCGTACGGAACCGTTAATCAAAGTTCAATAGTCCGGCTTTTAAGTACCCCCTTTCATGTAAGATTTTTTCAACGTCTTTTGTTCCCTTGGCAACAACGACAACACCTCCCAAACTTTCAACGGCCTTTAAGAATTCTTTTTGATTATCAGACAGCCGCCCCTTGTCTGCTTTACATTCAACCGCCAGTATTTTTCCACCAGGAAGAACTCCAAGAATGTCAGAACTCCCCGGTTTACCGAATCTGTAAAACTGTCCGGGCCGAATCTGGACCGCTCCCACGCCATTGCGCCATACATAAAAACCCATATCCTCTAAAAACTTCAAACAAGCCCTTAAAACCTTACTTTCCGGTGTATTTGACATTAGAATAACCCCAATGCGGAATAGCCATTTTCATGCCGGGTCACCGAACCACTATCCGCAAGTTCAATGCAGTAAGATTCAACTTGTTCAGAGGGTAGATTTACTAGCCCAGATAAATCCGCAATAGTAACTATTTCGGGGTCAAGCTCTGTTAAAGTTTTTAAGATAATGTCTTTAGGGGATTCTGCTGGGGGATTTTCAGCCCGTTCACCGTTCACACTGTTCACAATCCCTTGGGGAACTGAACTGAACGAACGGTTTTGGGGTGTATCCGGAGGCTTGAGTCTGTATTGGCCCATATACAAATTTTCGATTAGCCCTAAATCCGACAGCTTTTTAGCTTGCGCCGAAACACCAGACTTCGCCCTGTTCAATGCTTTGGCGATTTCAGAGACCGTGAAGGTTCTGGCTTCTGCTTGCAGTAAATCGATAATTGCCGATTGGGTTTCATTTAGCCGGGTTTCGGTCTTAAACTCCTTTTCGTCGGAGATTGCCCAGGAACCCACAGCGGAATCAAATTCTAATTCGTAAACAAGATCGTCTCTGACCCGTCGCCCGGTTAAAAGCAATTCAGCTTTTGATTCTCCCCGCTTACGTTTTAATAGCATGGTCTGATCTGCCGTTGCGGATAATCCTTGACTGCCAAGAACCATTTCCGTCCAATCCGAACTGTCACCGCCGCCCTTTTTGGTATGGTGAATAGCGATTACACAGATAGAAAATTCATCTGCTATGGCTTTTAGAGAACTTGCCGTTCTCACCACTTCATTGTAATCATTGCCGTCTTGAATGCTTAGGAACTTCCCGAATGTATCAATGATTATCATTTTTATTCCGGGATTTTTTTTGATATAGGCTCGTAACTCCGTTGACCCGGTCATTTTAGTTTCATACAGAAAATCTTCATTCCCGGTTGCCCCTAAACTCAATAGCCGTTCCTGTAAATCTTGTGGGGTGTCCTCTAGGGTTACATAAAGAACTTTCATTTTCTCGACCTTGATCTTGCCCAAAACAAAACCGCCAGACGAAACCGCAAGACCCATGCAAAGTACAAGCCAGCTTTTACCCAGCTTTTGCGCCCCCACCAGGATTGTTAATCCCTGCCGAATAAGCCCAGGAACAGCCCAGGTAATTGAGGGGAATTCTTTTTGCAACAGATCCTTAATACTCCCGCCACCCGTACTGCCTAAAGGTTTACTGCGTATTGTTTCGGCGATCGCATTTAAGCCGTCCTCAAGTTCCTGACGTGATACGGAGCTATCCTTTTCAATGCGTTCTTTGAATAAGGTAAGGGTTTCCCAGGTTTTGAACTTATTAAAATCGTCTAGCAAGGCATTGAAATAAATTTCTTGGTTGTCCTTTACGAAAGAGTAACCGCCCACCATTTTTTTCAGACGGTCGGATTCCTGGACCCCAAACCCACAATTTTTTATAAGAAGTTCGTTATTGATTATTACAAACCCTTTCTTTTTGAGTCTTGCAATCTCTATAAAAGCCTTTTGGTAAAATCCGGTGAACATCTCGGAGGTCACAAAATCCGGGACCGGGAGTCCTTCCAGAAAAGCGCCTATCAGAGAATCCTGAGTTTCGATATTTCGGGGGATCATTCATTGCCCCCTCGGTTGTTTATTTTTTTGAACGGTGTTAAAATGGAATTAGATTGTTTCCTGCGACCACCGTTCCCCTTCGCCGGGCTGCGGTGGTCATTTTTCATTTATAATCCTCTCCGCCTCTTCCCTTATCTCATAATCCGCAGATTGCCGATGTCGATAGACGTATTCTTGCAAATCGGATAATTTGAAAAATACACGCTTGCCACCTGGACGGTAACAAGGAACTTTTCCAGAGCATACCAATTTGTAAAGATAGCTCTTTTTGAAGTTGAGAAATTCGGACGCTTGATCAATGTTCAGCGGCCTTTCTTGAATTGAAATTGTTTCGGTCATAGTTTTTCCTTTACAAGCGGTTTGTATTGTTTCTTTGCGCTTGTAAGGAAAGGTTAGACTTTGTTTTTCTTATAACTGTTCTTATAAGAAATGCGGAAGAATTAGACTAGTATTTTATCAATAATATCTTTTAACTCTTTTAACTCTTTAGACCATTTTGGTCCTTTTCCCTTTTTTAAATCTTCGAAGTCTTTAAAATGTTGACTTAAAGCTCTCGTATGAAATACATCTTCAATTGATTTCCAAATAAAATTCTTGTATGGAGCATTTTTTTCTTGTAACATTCCAAAATAAGCAGCCAGTGTTAAATTGCCTCCCTTCTTTTCTTCCCATAAAAGCCCATCGTCTATTATTTTTATATAACCTTGTTTGATTAAATGTGGAAAATGCAATTCAAACCTAAAAAGCCTTTCTAATTTAAATAATTCTTGGTATTTATTTTTTATAACCCCCTGTATGGGTAAAGAATCATCATTTGATTTATTGGCTTGTTTTTCACAATCTGCCAAAGTAACTAAACCATCCCTTATCATTTGATTTAAGAAGCTACCTAATTCTTTGGCTTCATAACCAAGACGTTCTAATTGCATATTTTCAATATCTACATCGTTACTCATCCTTCGTAAGATCAACATTGCCGTGTCTGTAGACTGCTCTCCTGATAAACGTTCTTTTTGCCATATTAGCGAATCATTTTCCAGTTTGGTTACTTGTTCCTGTACCAAAATAGTACGTTCCTTTATTTGTTGAAAAAGAATACGACCCATTTTTTCATTATCAACTGCTGCAAAATACATTTCTTGCAATTCTTTAAAAGGTATTAAGTCGCCATAAGAACCTATACTCATTATTTCCCCCCTTCGTTAATTTCAATAGACGGCAGACCGTTCACCGCTTGTTTCCTGACCTTATCGGTGGACTGGGCATATCGTAGAGTTACCCCCACCCCACTTTGCCCTAATAGACGGCTTACCGTTGCAATGTCGGTCCCGGCTTCAAGCAGTAGGGTTGCATTTGTCCTACGGGCCGTATGCCACCCGATTTTTTTGTTAATCCCTGCGGCAGCGGACCACTTCAAAAGAGTTTTATTCGTATCCGTTCCGGTTTCCGCCAGTAAAGGGAATACCCTTGAATCATGCCGGGGAATATCCGGGGTTTTGATTATCTCCATTGCGGCATCGGTCAAGGGGATGGTTACGACCCGCCCCGTCTTTTCCTGGATTTTTTGAATCTGCTGTTTAGTCCGGGAAACCTGCCCCCAGGTCAAGACCCGTAAATCGGAAATTCTTAACCCTGTTAGGCAAGCAAAGATAAACGCTTTTTTGATTTCCAGTCCTAACGGTCCTTTAAGGGGGGTCCCTGCCAGTGTTTGCAATTCGTGAGCTTCCAAGTAGTCCATTATTTTTTCCGGGACCGTGATCCCCTTAACAGATTCAGCGGGGCTACTCGGAATAATCCGATCCCGAACCGCAAGGGTTAAAATTTGCGATAATGCTTTAAATAAATGGCTTTGGGTTCTTTTTGAAATAATTCCCGGATTATCGTTTTCTTTTTTGGCATTGGCACGTTTAGGAATTGGGCAGGTCGCCAGATATTTTTTGAAACTATCGACCCATTGAGGACTGACAGCCCGAACCCGAATCTCGCTGTCAAAGCCCTCAAGATATTTTACAAGGCGGTAGACGTGATCCCCGGTCCCTAATCCCTGGGCTTGTTCCTTCGTAAAAGCAAGAAGGGTTTTCTTGCCCCCGGTGGTGTCAAGAAGTCCGTTTTCTTCTTCCACAAGCTGCCGTTCCTTATCTGCCCGTATCATCTCCGCAGTCTGTCGAGCTGCTTTGTTTTTAACTGAATCCGACCCGATAGTAAGCCCTGTTTTTTCCCAATGCCGCTTCCCGTTCCAATAAAAATCCAGGTATAAACGACCCTTTTTTTCTCTGACATAAATTCCCATTTTTTACCCCCTAGAGGTCTTTTATTAGTTCTACAAATAGTCTACAAGAAAAGGTAAAATATAGTCAAGTAAGGTGTAGAATAGACAAATACCCATTTTAAGTGTTTTCTGTAATTCGTTATAATGTAAAGAAATATCAAACAAAGTAGACTAAAAACTAAGGCGCCGAACAGAATCGAACTGTTGCATAAAGGTTTTGCAGACCTCTCCCTTACCGCTTGGGTACGGCGCCGTATAAATATAAATGTAACAAAAAACCAACCCCTTGTCTAGCCTTTCCCGCCTATGGTCCGTGAGCCCCGTGAGGTCCGTGGTTGATCGTAAAATTCCTCCTATACCTACATACCCCATCGGCATAGTCTTATAACAGGTTTTTATTACAAAAACCCCGCTTTTAAAGCCATTTCACTGAAATTTTGTACCACCGTTTTCGAATGAATCTGTAGAAATTGTATTTTTTTCATGATTTTTGGGTTCTTTTACAAAATTCCACTCCGAAAGACAAAGATTTCTATAAAAACCAGTAAAAAGAATCACTCATTTTCGTTATTCTCAAATTGAATAGAAGTAATTAGAAAGTGAAAGCTTTTTTAGGCGTTAAAACGGTTTTTTCATTCTCAACTTTTCGAAAATGAGTTTCTCATAATCGAATTTTTTGCTTTTCAGCGAGGTATATGATGACATCGTTAATAAAAAAGAGCGTTGTTTTGGCTTTGGCGGTTTTGGCTCTAATTTCTTGCGAGAACCCTATTCAAAATGGGTTGGGCAGCCGTGTAGATATTACCGGGCCGGATATAACCGTTCTTGACCCCGAAGCGGGGGATTACCTTAACGGCCTGGTAAACTTTAATGTCTTTGCCGATGACGATATCAAGGTGGAAAGTGTCTTTGTATACGCCGCCATGGAAGGAAACTTTCACAAGGAAAGTCCCCAATGGATAGGTATTAGCCCACCAGCGAGTGGAAAAATCTGGACTTGGCAGAAAAATACCACCAACGAAGAGGATGGTATCCTCCTGGCGCGGTTCCGGGCGGTGGATAATACCGGAAAAACAAGCGAAACCGAGACTTTGTCCTATACAATCAAGAATTTACCCCCCCGGATCGACCTCAATATCCCCAATTTTAGCCTAAAAGACCGAACCCGCTTGCTTGAAGAGGAACTTGCCATCGCGAACAACGGACTTTCCATCGATTCCGGCGGCGTTTTGATCGGCTATGCCACGGATATTCAGGGCGTTCGGTACCAATCCCCCAAAATTAAGCTCTGGCGCGAGGGTACACCCAAACCGTCCTACTGGTCCGACGTAGATGTGCCGGTTTGGGAGGACATTGACCCCGCATCCTCCCTGGCAAGCTCAAAGGGACGGGAATTCCGGTACTACATCACGGATCATCAGGAACCCGGGGACCCCCGTCTCGCCGCTCCCATGGAGGTGGGAGATTATCGGGTCCAGTTCCAGGTTACCGATACCAGCAAGGGCGAAGGGATCAGTTCGATTTTCCCGCCCTCCTACACCATCGACGGCATTGATTACGATTACCTGAAAATCCATGTGGTCCCCTCCTACGAAACACCCCACCTGGATGTAAGCTTTACCCCCAATAACACCTACCAGGGTGAAGCCTTTATCGTCGAAGCCAAGGCATCCCACTCCATGGGTATCGACGGGATAGATCTGCTGGTCAAAAAATCCGGCGAAACGACCCTCCACACCCTTGCATGGGAGGCAAATACCGAAAACCTGCAAGATCTGGATATTAACGGCACGGCCACCAAATCCCGCACCGTGGAAAGCTTTTTCATAATCCCCGGCGGCTACTATGTAAAAACCGATGGCGACACCTTCCTGTTTGACTCGGGAACCTACGAATTTTCGGTTCAGGCGGTCTCCAAGGCCGGGGCGCGGTTTAGCCATACCCAGACCATCTATATCGACAATACCCGCCCCACGGTACAAATAACCCGGATAGCCCCCGGTGTGTATGTGGACCCCTCCAACATCGACTATTACACCCTTAACCATGAGCAGGATCGCCCCTTCTTCACGGTGGATAACGCGCTCAATATCCAGGAAGCGTATATCGTAAACGGCAAGGTAAAAATCAATGTAGCCCCCTTCGACCAGAACGGCCTGGGAATATATGAAGTGGATGCCGCGGGCAGGGAAATACGGCGCCTCCGCTACCTCCTGGCCAGGGTGAATTACACCCCCGCGGAGCTCGCCGACCCCGGTCTTCAATCGGCTAAACTGGCGAGTATCCTGCCGCTGAGAAACGGCGTCCTGGACAGGGATGATATGTACGACGCCTTACCAAACGAGGAAGGTGTCTGGCGCCCCCATGGCGACAAGGGCGGCGAGTGGATGGCGGGGTTCATGGATAAGCTCCCGAAACCTCCCCTTACGGGCAGCATCGACATAAGTTCCCCCGCAGCGGACATGATAACCCTGGACACCAACCTGGCAGTCCCGGGAAATGAGGGGGAACTGTACCTGTTCATCACCGCCAAGGATAAGGCCAATAACCTGGCCGCCCTGCTCAAGGGCGCCGACACCATAGGCTACCACCTCCGGGTAAACCAGGGTTCGGATGAGCCCTATATCAAATTTACGGATCTCAAGAATGTTACTGCGGTGGGCGATCTGAAAAGGGGAAACAATGTCCTGGATTCGGACAATACCATCCGGGGAAGCCTGGAGGATGATGACGGCATTACCACCATGGGTTCACCAAACAGCGTACAATTTTTCCTCAGCCGTCTCCGCCCAGGGGCCGCTGCTTCGCCAATACCAAGCGACTGGGATGGTCCGCACCTGGTTCCTAATAACGACATGCTGCAAAACCAGACCGGCAAATCCCTCAATTTTGAATTTACCCGCACAGATTTGGGCATGGCCTTTAGCGAACCGAAACTTTTGGACGGCATTTACAAACTTGAAGTAACCCTTTCCGACGATCCGCTTTTGAAGGACGGCCTACCCGCTGCGACCACCCACGTTGTCCGCTGCTTTGCCTACGACGCCGCGACCCCCGCCATTGATATTATAACTCCGCAGAACTACGCCTTCATAGGAACAGACTTTACCATGGAAGTTGAGGTGTTCGATGCAAACGGCCCCCTGCACCTGGAAATCAGGCCGCCCAAGCTTGCGGATCTGCCCCCGGCAAATGCCACAGCTCAATTCTGGGATCTTAACTATATTGATTGGATTTCTACACAGCCCTCCAACATTTGGTTTACCCCCGGAACCGTGTACGGCGACTACGGCGCCCGCCGCCGGGCGGAAATACCCCAGGACATATATAACGATACCCAGCTCGTAGCATTACTGAACACGGTCAAGACGGATATAACAAATATAACGGGACCCACCCCCGTTGCTTCTGTTCCCGTTGTTACCAGTGTCTGGAAATTCAAAATCTCGGATCTTGACCAGGACCATCTTACGGTGGGCGTACGAGGCCTGGACCGCTTCCTCAAGGAAAGTGAAAAAACCCTCACCCTAAAGTTTGACCAGATACCCCCGGTTATTGAAAGTACCTATCCCCTGGATCCCACATCACCAGCGGGGACCAGAACTATTCTTACCGCAGATTGGATTACCGGAAACAGCAGCTTTGCGGGAACCGCCTGGGACCCCACCAAGCGGGAGCAAAATAAAGAAGCGAACAGCCCAACTGCGGGAGTACCCGCGGCGGACGGAGCGGTTCTTGATGTTGTGTACTGGAACTACCGTGTTGGGGATTCAGTAAAACCACCGGCGGATCTGGGCCAATGGGAACACGCAACCATATCCAACCGGGATGCTCCCCGAACACCCTGGAGCGTATATATTGAGGCAATCCCCCCCGACGGAGTAACACCGCCCCCCGAAGGCCGTTATACCCTCTACGTTGCGGCGATTGATCAGACCGGGAAGGCAAGCCTAGTCTCCAACGGCGCAGGAGTTGTCTCTCCGGTCAACCCCCCTTCAGCATACACGAACGACTACGCCCCTGGGGTCAACACAATTGCTATCAACTACGGGATAGACAAAACCCCGCCCACCGTAAGCGACCTTTTGACAGGCGCCCCTGCCGATACGGCAAGCGTTTCGGCCTATACCACCGAGCGGACCGCTGCCTTTGATATGAGCTGCGGTATCCATGATGATAACGGGCTCAAATCCCTGGTCATAACCCAGCGGAAAGGCAATGAACCGCCCATTACTATTCACAGTGCTGCGTACACCGGAAACGATGACTCATTGACGCTTACCGGCCTGCCCAGGAAAACCGCCGCCGACTCCTTTAGCCCCATGGAATGGGATAATCACGTCCCGGACGGTATCTATTACTATACAATTACGGTTACCGATGTGGCAAACCAGGAAACAACCATAACCCGTACCATAGATGTGGACACCACGGCGCCTGCAGTTAAGATTACCTCCCACCATGGCGCTCCCCTTCCGGGTGTGCCGGCGTACATCTTCTCGGATAAACTGTTCCTTGTGGGCGATGTGGCCGATGCCCACCCCGGGTCCGTTTACTTCTGGGACGGTCCCAGCGTATCATACCCCGGATCTCCGGGCGCCCTTACTATTCCTACCACCGCAGCGGCGGCGGCAAGTTCCGGATGGACAAAAGCCACGGGTTCTCCCACTACCTGGAATATTGATTACACCCTTCCTCCCGAAGCGCCGGAAGGGGATAGGCATATCTATATCATTGCCTTTGACACCCTGGGCCATCGGAATAATGGGATCACCTATACCGACGAGGATGCCAATGTATACCCGGTTCTTCCAACCGTGAGCTTTGATTTCCCCTACGCCCTGGACACCGCTCCGCCCCAGTTAACGGAAACCTATGTTGCAAACGAAGATCAAAAATTGGTATCCGCAAACTTCCTCCTCAGGGGATTGGTGGGGGATGCCAATGGGGTGCGTTCCATTACAGTTAGACAGACATTGCGGGGCGCCCTTCCCGGCGATAGCCACAACCTTAGCTATGATGTGTTTAATAGCTGGAACACATCGATTTCTCCCCAATCGTTGTTTCCCAACGGCGTATACCTAAAGGGACCGGGCACGGGGCAGTTCTCCGGATTGAACCTGCCCTGGAACACGGAGAATAAATTAAAAGTGGACGGTACGGTAGACTATCCGTTACCAACCCTGCCCTGGAAAAATACCGGAGCCCCGAACAATCCGGTTCTCGCCCATGACGAAACAAGCGGCGAATATGATTATACCATCACCGCTATCGATAAATTCGGCAGATCAACAACACTACTCCGCCATGTGCAGGTGGATGTGGAACCACCGGTAATAAGCTTCAGCCCTGCGCCCATAAATAAGCCGCAGAATAGCTGGTTTGATCTTACCTCCATCATCCAGGGCGCCGGTACCGATGACCTTACCGGCATAGCCTCGGTTTTCTATTGGTACGGCAGGGGAACCGTTTCCGGCGCAAGCTATACCCCGCCGCCTCCGCCGGCCTATGCTACCCTTGAGGATATTAATAATCCTCCCCTTACTAATCCGCCAAAATTCTGGGAGACCGCTTCGGGCAATGCCACCTGGAGTGTGCCCCTGGATATATCCGAAAGCAGCTTTGCGGAGGGATACTATACCCTGTACGTAATTGCGGTGGACGGCGCCGGTAATATAGGCGGCGCCCTCACCACCCACGCTCCCCTGGAATATAATTTCCGGGTGGATAAGGCAAACCCCACGATAGCTGAAACCAAGGTGGATCAATCAATAGATGTGGTGTACACCTCCGCTCCGGATAACCAGAGCCCCCTTAGGAAGGATTACTTTGATCTTAATTTGGATTTGTATGACAGCTATGGTTTAGACCACGTGGTTATTAAACAGACAAAGGACAATAATCCCGCGGATCCCCTGAGCAAAAGCTTTACCCTGCCCCTGTCCGGTACCTCGGTGTCACCGGTCCTCAGTTCCCTTCCCTGGAAAGCCCTGTATACCCAGGCGGATGCGGATCCCGTAACCCTCACGGCCCCCGATGGCGTGTACGACTATGAATTTACCCTATGGGATGGAACGTATTCCGATACTGACCCAACGAAGCGTAAGTCTGCAACGATTACCCGGAAGATCACCGTGGACAACACAAAGCCTACGGTTGCGCATATCAGCACGCCCGGCGAAATATATCAAACCATGAACGCCAGTATGGAAATTCGGGGAACCGCCGTGGACCCCGCTCCGGGAACAATACGGCGGGTACTCTATTGGACCGGAACTGCCACCGACACAAGCAGCGCAAGCGATGTGCCGGCCTATAACCCCGCCAGCCCATTGCCCTGGAAGGAAGTTGATTATAGTACCTCAGGCTGGAGCAAAGAGATTATTCTGGGATCCAACGAAGGGCAGCGTGTTGTAGCGATCATTGCGGAGGATAAGCATGGAAATGTTAGTGACCTAAAACTTTATAATGCCGCCACAAACACAAATAATGTCAGCGTCCGTTTCTTCTATAAGGATGACAGCGCGCCCAGCTTTGACGTAACCCTCCCGGATACGAAAAGCAGGGTCGACCGGAGTCCCCAATTCCCCATGGATGGGTATGTGCAGGACACCAATGCGGTGGACAAAATCGTGTTAGTCCAAAAGAAAATGAACGGCGCCGTGGCGGACCAAACCCTTGAATTTACCCTCAACCTAAACAGCGCAGCGCCGTACAAAAATCAAACCCAGTACTGGCGTTTTGCCGGCCTGCCCTATTCCGTCACCGGCGGCAGCCAGACCCCTATTTTCGGCAGTATCGGTACTTCAACCAGCGACCGCATAATTTTTACGGGCACACCCTATACGGGGAGCGGCAACTTCGACTATACCATCACCGCCTACGATGTTTCCGGCAGATCCGTATTTGA is from Treponema primitia ZAS-1 and encodes:
- a CDS encoding VRR-NUC domain-containing protein, with amino-acid sequence MSNTPESKVLRACLKFLEDMGFYVWRNGVGAVQIRPGQFYRFGKPGSSDILGVLPGGKILAVECKADKGRLSDNQKEFLKAVESLGGVVVVAKGTKDVEKILHERGYLKAGLLNFD
- a CDS encoding tyrosine-type recombinase/integrase is translated as MGIYVREKKGRLYLDFYWNGKRHWEKTGLTIGSDSVKNKAARQTAEMIRADKERQLVEEENGLLDTTGGKKTLLAFTKEQAQGLGTGDHVYRLVKYLEGFDSEIRVRAVSPQWVDSFKKYLATCPIPKRANAKKENDNPGIISKRTQSHLFKALSQILTLAVRDRIIPSSPAESVKGITVPEKIMDYLEAHELQTLAGTPLKGPLGLEIKKAFIFACLTGLRISDLRVLTWGQVSRTKQQIQKIQEKTGRVVTIPLTDAAMEIIKTPDIPRHDSRVFPLLAETGTDTNKTLLKWSAAAGINKKIGWHTARRTNATLLLEAGTDIATVSRLLGQSGVGVTLRYAQSTDKVRKQAVNGLPSIEINEGGK
- a CDS encoding AAA family ATPase; this translates as MIPRNIETQDSLIGAFLEGLPVPDFVTSEMFTGFYQKAFIEIARLKKKGFVIINNELLIKNCGFGVQESDRLKKMVGGYSFVKDNQEIYFNALLDDFNKFKTWETLTLFKERIEKDSSVSRQELEDGLNAIAETIRSKPLGSTGGGSIKDLLQKEFPSITWAVPGLIRQGLTILVGAQKLGKSWLVLCMGLAVSSGGFVLGKIKVEKMKVLYVTLEDTPQDLQERLLSLGATGNEDFLYETKMTGSTELRAYIKKNPGIKMIIIDTFGKFLSIQDGNDYNEVVRTASSLKAIADEFSICVIAIHHTKKGGGDSSDWTEMVLGSQGLSATADQTMLLKRKRGESKAELLLTGRRVRDDLVYELEFDSAVGSWAISDEKEFKTETRLNETQSAIIDLLQAEARTFTVSEIAKALNRAKSGVSAQAKKLSDLGLIENLYMGQYRLKPPDTPQNRSFSSVPQGIVNSVNGERAENPPAESPKDIILKTLTELDPEIVTIADLSGLVNLPSEQVESYCIELADSGSVTRHENGYSALGLF
- a CDS encoding helix-turn-helix transcriptional regulator codes for the protein MTETISIQERPLNIDQASEFLNFKKSYLYKLVCSGKVPCYRPGGKRVFFKLSDLQEYVYRHRQSADYEIREEAERIINEK